The Halorientalis sp. IM1011 genome window below encodes:
- a CDS encoding antitoxin VapB family protein, translating to MSTSIRVSDETKALLERLKRDDETFDELLHRIASEEEPIRAGAWSDQEGERAKERIRESREQWDDRR from the coding sequence ATGAGCACGAGCATCCGCGTGTCGGACGAGACGAAGGCCCTGCTGGAGCGGTTGAAGCGGGACGACGAGACGTTCGACGAACTCCTGCACCGGATCGCCAGCGAGGAAGAGCCGATCAGAGCCGGTGCGTGGTCGGACCAAGAGGGTGAACGCGCCAAGGAGCGGATCCGCGAATCGCGCGAGCAGTGGGACGACCGCCGATGA
- a CDS encoding PIN domain-containing protein: MTFLDSSAIIDYLRDVDHVVEYLDGREPFFTSTICVYEVIDGRLGSGETDVTGLREDFGGVQALDLSENIALEALRIQDELMNDGHRLTTPDALIAATARSTGDELVVADADFETDHLTGLLDVTNLRDR, encoded by the coding sequence ATGACGTTTCTGGATTCGTCGGCTATCATCGACTACCTGCGGGACGTCGATCACGTGGTCGAGTACCTCGACGGCCGAGAACCGTTCTTCACCTCCACCATCTGTGTCTACGAGGTTATCGACGGGCGACTCGGCTCGGGCGAGACTGACGTGACCGGACTCCGGGAAGATTTCGGTGGTGTGCAGGCACTCGACCTCTCCGAGAACATCGCCCTCGAAGCTCTCCGGATTCAGGACGAACTGATGAACGACGGTCACCGGCTGACCACGCCAGACGCCCTGATCGCCGCGACCGCCCGCTCGACGGGAGACGAACTCGTCGTCGCCGACGCCGACTTCGAGACCGACCACCTGACCGGCCTGCTGGACGTCACGAACCTGCGCGATAGGTGA
- a CDS encoding PIN domain-containing protein, with amino-acid sequence MILDTNYLIDLFSGDEAAHRKARELKAEHEIQRIPTPVLAELEYGAEFALDHEELRCIENLSRMYSVTELDAEMAKRAGRLFAQADPTEGGDSGADMVDAMVAALADITGEAVVTDNTTDFQQLGVPVETF; translated from the coding sequence ATGATTCTTGATACCAACTATCTCATCGACCTGTTTAGTGGGGACGAAGCCGCCCACAGGAAGGCTCGGGAACTGAAAGCTGAGCACGAAATTCAGCGGATCCCGACCCCAGTGTTGGCAGAGTTGGAATACGGTGCTGAATTCGCTCTCGACCACGAGGAGCTGCGGTGCATCGAGAACCTGAGCCGCATGTATTCGGTTACGGAACTCGACGCGGAGATGGCGAAACGGGCGGGGCGGCTATTCGCACAGGCCGATCCAACCGAGGGTGGAGACTCCGGAGCCGATATGGTCGATGCGATGGTGGCCGCACTCGCCGATATCACCGGTGAGGCCGTCGTGACAGACAACACGACGGATTTCCAGCAACTCGGTGTACCTGTCGAAACGTTCTGA